A region of Mauremys mutica isolate MM-2020 ecotype Southern chromosome 2, ASM2049712v1, whole genome shotgun sequence DNA encodes the following proteins:
- the LOC123364116 gene encoding uncharacterized protein LOC123364116 isoform X4: MPWPYKRQAKAIWRFLGADPTLTREVLHILLCDSPEKGQANARQSQDRNCPQPARLPPATTGSLWELVGALGQADTLEGLENDLFASCFLAIACSPARHLSGAQQDLPSDASPRSMAVQALARVLHLRGSQPAVELMDQE; the protein is encoded by the exons ATGCCCTGGCCTTACAAGCG CCAGGCCAAGGCCATCTGGAGATTCCTAGGTGCAGACCCCACGCTGACCAGGGAGGTACTGCACATCCTGCTGTGTGACAGCCCGGAGAAGGGCCAGGCTAACGCTAGACAGAGCCAGGACAGAaactgcccccagccagcccggcTGCCCCCGGCG ACCACAGGCAGCCTGTGGGAGCTGGTCGGGGCCCTGGGGCAAGCGGACACGCTGGAGGGACTCGAGAACGACCTGTTCGCCTCTTGCTTCCTCGCCATCGCCTGCTCCCCGGCACGGCACCTCTCGGGAGCCCAGCAGGACCTGCCCAGTGACGCCAGTCCCCGTAG caTGGCCGTGCAGGCCCTGGCGCGGGTGCTGCACCTCAGGGGCAGTCAGCCAGCTGTGGAGCTCATGGACCAGGAGTGA